A window of Terriglobus sp. RCC_193 contains these coding sequences:
- a CDS encoding PQQ-binding-like beta-propeller repeat protein, with product MNRSQISFGHSASRTLAAALLCAAAAVTLPAQTPSAASGKVKYSNLCIGCHETDGGGTEHAPKLADNPDLRGKDIARIHSIIAAGFPAQGMPPFGSMPTADIDDLAAYVRSLNVTASESIPSGNAEAGKQFYWNGGKCSTCHMVRGMGSATGPDLSDVGSRMSAPAIHASLTAPDLHITPGYELATVVTGGKTLRGYLRNRTNYDIHLQDKEGGTIHLLPLSQVAKLTVDDHAAMKPLTLPEKQMDDLTAYLGSLTGVDGPMPEKNNVVTPGASMIEFNEILHPRKGEWPSYNGKLNANRYSDLTSINRTNISQLILKWIAPMPQLGLEATPIVVGDTMYFSGQNRVSALDAKTGRTIWTWFRPPTSGLVGDASVGTNRGAAVFRDKVYITTDNAHLIALNRVTGKPVWEQTMPEEKMKYGSTVAPMILNDTVIGGVSGGDWGIRGFIICYDAETGKQLWRHWTLPGPGEPGLETWGPEWPKLGGGSTWLHGSYDPETDTLFWPTGNPWPDSDDRTRPGDNLYTNSILAMNPHDGKVKWYFQFTPHDTADRDAVEPPVLVDTTFQGQPRKLLLHADRNGFFYVFDRTNGKLLLAKPFLKRINWATGIDANGRPILNKSLPTTMPTRQRNCPDNGANWTSTAFSPTTHWYYLMTIEACGDPKAAPGTPAAQGLQQRFVRAIDIETAETKWEIAQPGALVLKTWSGVLGTAGGLVFYADPNGAFCAADEKTGKILWHYDTNVGMKGPPMTYSVNGVQYVSITAGSTLLTFALPANTTSTAKR from the coding sequence ATGAATCGATCGCAAATCAGCTTCGGCCACTCCGCATCCCGCACTCTGGCTGCTGCCCTGTTGTGCGCCGCTGCAGCGGTAACGCTGCCCGCGCAAACGCCATCGGCCGCATCCGGCAAGGTGAAATACAGCAACCTGTGCATCGGTTGCCACGAAACAGATGGCGGCGGAACAGAGCATGCGCCCAAGCTGGCAGATAATCCGGACCTCCGCGGCAAAGACATTGCACGCATTCACAGCATCATTGCCGCCGGATTTCCCGCACAGGGTATGCCTCCCTTTGGCAGCATGCCAACCGCTGACATTGATGATCTGGCTGCATACGTCCGTTCGTTGAACGTCACCGCATCCGAAAGCATCCCCAGCGGCAACGCAGAGGCAGGCAAGCAGTTTTACTGGAACGGCGGCAAGTGCAGCACCTGCCACATGGTCCGTGGCATGGGCTCCGCCACCGGGCCGGACCTGTCCGACGTTGGCTCTCGCATGAGCGCCCCCGCTATCCATGCCTCCCTGACCGCGCCGGATCTGCACATCACGCCAGGCTACGAATTGGCCACGGTCGTTACCGGTGGCAAAACGCTGCGCGGCTATCTGCGCAACCGCACCAACTACGACATTCATCTGCAGGACAAAGAGGGCGGCACCATCCATCTGCTGCCGCTTTCACAGGTAGCAAAACTCACCGTCGACGATCACGCGGCGATGAAGCCACTCACACTGCCGGAAAAGCAGATGGACGATCTCACGGCATACCTCGGCAGTCTGACTGGCGTGGACGGCCCGATGCCGGAGAAGAACAACGTCGTCACACCCGGCGCCAGCATGATCGAGTTCAACGAAATCCTGCATCCGCGCAAGGGCGAATGGCCTTCGTACAACGGCAAGCTCAACGCCAATCGCTACAGCGACCTGACCAGCATCAATCGCACCAACATCAGCCAACTCATCCTGAAGTGGATTGCACCCATGCCGCAGCTTGGCCTGGAGGCCACACCCATTGTCGTGGGCGACACGATGTACTTCTCCGGCCAGAACCGTGTGAGTGCATTGGATGCAAAGACGGGCCGCACCATCTGGACGTGGTTCCGCCCGCCCACATCGGGCCTCGTGGGCGATGCGTCGGTAGGCACAAATCGCGGCGCAGCCGTCTTCCGCGACAAGGTGTACATCACCACCGACAACGCGCACCTCATCGCCCTGAATCGGGTGACCGGCAAGCCTGTGTGGGAACAGACGATGCCGGAAGAGAAGATGAAGTACGGTTCTACCGTCGCGCCCATGATCCTGAACGACACCGTCATTGGCGGCGTCTCCGGCGGCGACTGGGGCATTCGCGGCTTCATCATCTGTTACGACGCAGAGACGGGCAAACAACTGTGGCGACACTGGACACTGCCCGGCCCCGGCGAACCCGGCCTGGAAACATGGGGACCGGAGTGGCCCAAACTGGGCGGCGGATCCACATGGCTGCACGGCTCGTACGATCCGGAAACGGACACACTGTTCTGGCCCACAGGCAATCCGTGGCCTGACTCTGACGACCGCACACGCCCCGGCGACAACCTGTACACCAACAGCATCCTTGCGATGAATCCGCACGACGGCAAAGTGAAATGGTACTTCCAGTTCACGCCGCATGACACAGCCGACCGCGATGCCGTAGAACCACCCGTGCTTGTCGACACCACATTCCAGGGCCAGCCACGTAAGCTGCTGCTACATGCCGATCGCAACGGATTCTTTTACGTCTTCGATCGCACCAACGGCAAGCTGCTGCTGGCGAAGCCATTCCTGAAGCGCATCAACTGGGCCACCGGCATCGACGCCAACGGGCGCCCCATCCTGAACAAGTCGCTGCCCACCACCATGCCAACCAGGCAGCGCAACTGCCCTGACAACGGCGCCAACTGGACGTCGACCGCCTTCAGCCCCACCACGCATTGGTATTACCTGATGACGATTGAGGCCTGCGGCGATCCAAAGGCTGCGCCCGGCACACCCGCAGCACAGGGTCTGCAGCAACGCTTCGTTCGCGCCATCGACATTGAAACTGCAGAAACAAAATGGGAGATCGCACAGCCCGGCGCGCTGGTACTGAAGACGTGGTCTGGCGTTCTGGGTACAGCAGGTGGACTCGTCTTCTATGCCGATCCAAACGGCGCATTCTGCGCTGCGGATGAGAAGACCGGCAAGATTCTCTGGCACTACGACACTAACGTGGGCATGAAGGGTCCGCCGATGACCTATTCCGTGAATGG
- a CDS encoding SDR family oxidoreductase, producing MSESLQGKVVLVVGASSGIGQATAELAAREGAVVVAVARRKDRLIAMKQRLAAEGIVLHTRKADVTRLEEMQAMVADIEKTIGSIAVAVYASGTNTPQRAMKVMPPAVWHEVLEVNLTGAFHLAHAVLPGMRNAGAGHIVFVSSTAGAIADLSGAAYQASKRGVLGLAHAIRLEERMNGIRTCCIMPGLTNTELVEKRPEKLSADTLNKALQPQDVAETIVHVMKTPAHVTITELLMVPSQA from the coding sequence ATGTCGGAATCGCTTCAGGGAAAAGTGGTGCTGGTAGTGGGCGCTTCCAGTGGCATTGGGCAGGCCACGGCGGAACTTGCAGCGCGCGAAGGCGCGGTGGTGGTGGCTGTGGCGCGCCGGAAAGACAGGCTGATTGCCATGAAGCAGCGGCTTGCTGCAGAGGGAATTGTGCTGCATACGCGCAAAGCGGATGTTACCCGGCTGGAAGAGATGCAGGCCATGGTGGCTGACATTGAAAAGACCATCGGAAGCATCGCGGTTGCGGTGTATGCCAGCGGTACCAACACACCGCAGCGCGCCATGAAGGTGATGCCGCCAGCGGTGTGGCATGAAGTGCTGGAAGTGAATCTGACCGGCGCGTTCCACCTGGCACATGCCGTGTTGCCGGGTATGCGTAACGCGGGCGCAGGGCATATCGTGTTTGTTTCGTCTACGGCTGGAGCTATTGCCGATCTCTCCGGTGCGGCGTATCAGGCTTCAAAGCGCGGTGTGTTGGGGCTGGCGCACGCCATCCGGCTGGAAGAACGAATGAACGGCATTCGCACCTGCTGCATCATGCCGGGGCTGACGAATACGGAGCTGGTAGAGAAGCGCCCGGAGAAGCTGTCGGCGGACACGTTGAACAAAGCGCTCCAGCCGCAGGATGTCGCCGAGACGATTGTCCACGTGATGAAGACGCCGGCTCACGTCACCATTACAGAACTGCTGATGGTGCCTTCACAGGCCTGA